AAATGATCATTACTATTGATAATCATATGACATCTACTGCCAAATACAGTGATATTTTATTACCAGATTGTACAACTTCAGAACAAATGGATTTCGCTTTAGATGCCTTTGTATCCAATATGGCCTATGTCATTTTTGCAGATCAAGTGATCAAACCATCTTTTGAATGCAGACCTATTTACGATATGTTGAGTGATTTAGCTGAGAAAATGGGCGTAAAAGAAAAATTTACTGAAGGAAGAACACAAGAGGAATGGTTACGCCATATTTATGAGCAATCTCGAGAAAAATTACCTGAATTACCTACTTTTGAAGAATTTAGACAACAAGGTATTTTTAAAAAGGTTGATCCTAATGGCTTTAAAGTTGCATACAAAGATTTCCGTGATAATCCAGAAGCCCATCCACTTAAAACGCCATCTGGCAAAATTGAAATTTATTCTTCTCGTCTAGCTGAAATAGCAAAAACTTGGAAATTAGCAGAAGATGAAGTAATTCATCCTTTACCAATTCACGCCCAAAGTTTTGAGCATTACGGCGATCCATTAATGGAAAAATATCCGTTACAACTAAGTGGTTTTCACTACAAAGCAAGAACCCATTCAACTTATGGCAATGTGGATGTATTAAAAGCAGCTAATCCACAAGAAGTTTGGATGAATCCTATTGATGCAGAACCTCGTAATATTAAAAATGGCGATATGATTCGTATCTTTAATGATCGAGGCGAAGTACGTATTAATGTAAAAATTACCCCCCGTATTATTCCAGGGGTTGTGGCATTAAGCGAGGGGGCTTGGTATGCACCAGATAAAGATCGTATCGATCATTCAGGTTGCATTAATGTACTTACGACACAACGCCCATCACCGCTTGCGAAAGGTAATCCGCAACATTCTAATTTAGTTCAAGTGGAACGTTTGTAGGGGGATAATTATGGAACAATATGGTTTTTATTTTGATTCTGAACGCTGCACAGGCTGTAAAACTTGTGAATTAGCCTGTAAGGATTACAAAGATCTTGGCACAGAAGTCAATTTTCGTCGTATTTATGAATATACAGGTGGTCAGTGGAATCAACAAGCAGATGGATGCTGGCATCAAAATATATTTGCTTATTATATGTCTATTTCTTGTAATCATTGTGCAGATCCTGCTTGTACAAAAGTTTGCCCAACTGGTGCAATGCACAAAAATGCAGATGGTTTCGTGATCGTCAATGAAGAAATTTGTATCGGTTGTCGTTATTGCCATATGGCATGTCCTTATGATGCACCGCAATATGATGCACAAAAAGGTCATATGACAAAATGTGATGGATGTTATTCTCGCGTAAAATCAGGTCAAAAACCGATTTGTGTTGATGCCTGCCCACTACGCGCATTGGATTTCGCTCCTATTGATGAACTTCGAGCAAAATATGGCACACAAGCCTCCATCGCACCACTACCACCGGCTGATATCACTCAACCAAATTTAGTGGTAAAACCCAATAAACACGCTCGTTTAAGTGGCGATACAAGTGGGTTCTTAGGAAACCCAAGAGAGGTGTAAGATGAATACAGGATTATATGAACTGCCACTAGTATTTTTTACAGTTTTGGCACAAAGTGCGGTCGGTGCTTGGCTTGTTTTCACATTTGTACTATTAAATGAGAAAAATACAAAAAGTCGCACTTATATTCATAAAGTAATGTTTGTGATTTTGGCTTTGCTAGGTATTGGATTTATTGCTTCCATTATGCATCTTGGCTTACCTATACGTGCATTTAATTCACTTAATCGAGTCGGCTCATCAATGATGAGTAATGAAATTGCCGCTGGTGCAATATTTTTCGCATTAGCAGGTTTCTACTGGCTGATTGCAATTTTAGGTAAAATGCCAGTTTCACTTGGAAATGTATGGCGAATTGTGACCGCCCTTATCGGCATACTATTTATGTATGTAATGAATCAGGTTTACCATATTACAAGCATACCAACTTGGAATAATGCATTAACCTCTTGGTCATTCTATCTTACCGTTGTATTAGGTGGATTAACATTGAGCTATGCGTTATTAATCCCTAATAAACAACGTGAATATCAGCTTCAGCATCTGCCAAGTTTATTTGCCATTGGAGTATTATTGGTCGCAATAGTAGCCATATATCAAGGCTTCAATTTACACAATATTCACAGTGCTATTCAAAATGCCGCTGACCTCGTACCAAATTATGCCATAATGACCGTAACTCGCTTATGTTTACTTTCCATTGTAGCTTTCCTCTTATTCCGAGTGAAAAACATAGGACTATTAGGTATTTCCGTTCTATTAACGTTAGTAGCTGAAGGCATCGGTCGCGTATTATTTTATGGATTACATATGACTTACGGTATGGCGATTGGTGGTTAAATTATGTTGAGGCGTATAGCATACGCCTCAATTTTTAAAAACGTTAATTAGTAATATTTAACCAACCCTCATATCCCCATTCACTAATGACAAATTGTTTTCGGAGATACTATGCAAAATACTCTTCAACAAATTTCTATTTATGGACGTTTACTCGGTGCAGTATTTTACTATGAGCCTAATGATGCACGACTTACTGATATTTTGACATTCTTTCGCCAACCAAATTGGATGCAAGAATGGGAAATTTCATTTGATGTAAAAACACATAAAAAAATTACCGCACTTATTGAAAAAGGGCTGCAACAAAATATCAATGAACAATATCAGTATTTATTTATTGGTCCAAATGAATTACCTACGCCACCTTGGGGATCCGTATATCTTGATCCTGAATGTGTTATTTTTGGTAATTCTCTCTTAGCATTACGAGATTTCTTACAACAACATCAAATCGCATTTCAAACACAACAAGATGAACCAGAAGATCATATTGGCTTAATGCTAATGCTTGCTGCATATTTAGCAGAAAATCGACCGCACTTATTAATCGAATTTCTACGTGAACACTTCTTAACTTGGGCGTATCATTTCCTTGAACAACTAAGCAAAATAGAAAATTCTGATTTTTATCAAGCTCTTGCATTACTTACCCTAAAAACTTTACAACAATGGCAAGTAGATTTACATATTAATATACCGACAGTAAGATTTTATCGATAATGAAAAACGAAGCCTATTATCAGGCTTATTTAAGCCACCATCACATTTCTCGTAGAGGACTATTGCGTCATATATTTCCAGCTACAAAATCAACAATAGAAAAAACGCAGTTTCGTCCTCCCTTTTCAGCACGAGAAGATTTATTTTCCGCCGTCTGCAATGGTTGTGGGAAATGTGCTTCAGCTTGCCCTAATGGTTTAATTCAACTAAAACAGCAACAAGCCACCCTTGAAATTAACTACGCACCTTGTGATTTGTGTGGTAAATGCGCAGAAGTTTGTCCGACAAATGCATTGCACCTTAATTTCCCAGCAGATACATTACTTCGTCCACAATTTTCCTCAGCCTGTTTAATTCAAAAGAATCAAACTTGTCTAGACTGTCAAACCGCTTGCCCACAACAAGCAATCTCCAGCACTTTAGAGATTGATAATGAACGTTGCAATGGGTGCGGAGAATGTAAAATTACCTGTTTTGTCGCAGCCATTACACTTAAATAAAAAACCTTAATTTTCCACCGCACTTTCCTTCTAACATTTGACACCCCTAGCCCTTACACCTATTATTCCGTAGTTATTTATTTAAGATTTACGGAACAAAATAATTATGGTGAATAAAACCGCTCAACTTAAACAAGCTCTAGAAAATCGCATTCTCATTTTAGACGGTGCGATGGGGACGATGATCCAAAAATATAAACTGACCTAAGCCGATTTTAGAGGCGAGAAGTTTAAGAAAAGTGCGGTCGATTCTGTCGCAGAATGGTGCACTTGGCCAGTGGGAGAACTTTTAAAACACGCCCTTGTGAAAGGGATTACCACTTGCCAAACATTACCAAGCCCACTAGATGTGATTGAAGGCCCGTTGATGGCTGGCATGGACGTAGTCGGCGATTTATTCGGCGATGGTAAAATG
The nucleotide sequence above comes from Haemophilus influenzae. Encoded proteins:
- a CDS encoding DMSO/selenate family reductase complex B subunit: MEQYGFYFDSERCTGCKTCELACKDYKDLGTEVNFRRIYEYTGGQWNQQADGCWHQNIFAYYMSISCNHCADPACTKVCPTGAMHKNADGFVIVNEEICIGCRYCHMACPYDAPQYDAQKGHMTKCDGCYSRVKSGQKPICVDACPLRALDFAPIDELRAKYGTQASIAPLPPADITQPNLVVKPNKHARLSGDTSGFLGNPREV
- a CDS encoding dimethyl sulfoxide reductase anchor subunit family protein — protein: MNTGLYELPLVFFTVLAQSAVGAWLVFTFVLLNEKNTKSRTYIHKVMFVILALLGIGFIASIMHLGLPIRAFNSLNRVGSSMMSNEIAAGAIFFALAGFYWLIAILGKMPVSLGNVWRIVTALIGILFMYVMNQVYHITSIPTWNNALTSWSFYLTVVLGGLTLSYALLIPNKQREYQLQHLPSLFAIGVLLVAIVAIYQGFNLHNIHSAIQNAADLVPNYAIMTVTRLCLLSIVAFLLFRVKNIGLLGISVLLTLVAEGIGRVLFYGLHMTYGMAIGG
- the dmsD gene encoding Tat proofreading chaperone DmsD, with translation MQNTLQQISIYGRLLGAVFYYEPNDARLTDILTFFRQPNWMQEWEISFDVKTHKKITALIEKGLQQNINEQYQYLFIGPNELPTPPWGSVYLDPECVIFGNSLLALRDFLQQHQIAFQTQQDEPEDHIGLMLMLAAYLAENRPHLLIEFLREHFLTWAYHFLEQLSKIENSDFYQALALLTLKTLQQWQVDLHINIPTVRFYR
- the napF gene encoding ferredoxin-type protein NapF gives rise to the protein MKNEAYYQAYLSHHHISRRGLLRHIFPATKSTIEKTQFRPPFSAREDLFSAVCNGCGKCASACPNGLIQLKQQQATLEINYAPCDLCGKCAEVCPTNALHLNFPADTLLRPQFSSACLIQKNQTCLDCQTACPQQAISSTLEIDNERCNGCGECKITCFVAAITLK